A portion of the candidate division WOR-3 bacterium genome contains these proteins:
- a CDS encoding ATP-binding cassette domain-containing protein — MEPIVQCIKVTKIYEGRFKALDDVNLEIKRGEFVFIVGPTGAGKTTLLRHIYMSEFPDDGEVRVLEYSSRYVKRKEINFLRRKIGIIFQDFKLLKDRNALLNVSLALEAIGENPKKAREKALNILYNLGMLSKAEKSIYELSGGEKQKVAIARALVREPVILIADEPTGNIDPKAQEEIMSLLQEIHSKGTTILMATHNYSLIEKIKIKRIIYMEYGKIKREQK; from the coding sequence ATGGAACCGATTGTCCAGTGTATAAAGGTTACAAAAATATATGAAGGGAGATTCAAAGCCCTTGATGATGTTAATTTAGAAATTAAAAGGGGAGAATTTGTTTTTATTGTAGGGCCAACAGGAGCAGGGAAAACTACTTTATTAAGGCATATTTATATGTCTGAATTTCCTGATGATGGAGAGGTAAGGGTTCTTGAGTATTCCTCAAGGTATGTAAAAAGAAAGGAGATAAACTTTTTGAGGAGAAAAATTGGGATAATTTTTCAAGATTTTAAACTTTTAAAGGATAGGAATGCTCTTTTAAATGTTTCACTTGCCCTTGAAGCAATTGGGGAGAATCCTAAGAAAGCAAGGGAAAAGGCTCTTAATATTCTATATAATCTTGGTATGCTTTCAAAGGCAGAGAAAAGCATTTATGAGCTCTCAGGTGGTGAAAAACAAAAAGTTGCTATAGCAAGGGCTCTTGTTAGGGAACCTGTAATTCTCATTGCAGATGAACCAACAGGTAATATTGACCCAAAAGCTCAGGAGGAGATAATGAGTTTACTTCAAGAAATTCATTCCAAAGGGACTACAATTTTAATGGCAACTCATAATTATTCTTTGATTGAAAAAATAAAGATTAAAAGAATTATATATATGGAATACGGAAAAATAAAAAGGGAACAAAAATGA
- a CDS encoding MotA/TolQ/ExbB proton channel family protein: MKGIIPILLIHQAQGVVQGMVDYFHKGGGVMWLLLIVAILALAVIIERFYTLFRLRVNPRKFVVEVIDIIEGEGVGAAMEFCSRNASVVAKICQAALEKAGESREIIEENVARRASVELAFLDRGMLWLASFSTLAPILGFLGTVTGMIRAFAAVAAAGEVEPTLVASGISEALITTATGLLIAAPIVVFHTFFSSRINAFSREMEEAANTLIEYILESKVK, translated from the coding sequence ATGAAAGGTATAATTCCAATTTTGTTAATCCACCAGGCACAAGGTGTGGTGCAGGGAATGGTTGATTATTTCCATAAAGGTGGAGGAGTAATGTGGCTTCTTTTAATTGTAGCAATTCTTGCCCTTGCAGTTATTATCGAAAGGTTTTACACATTATTCAGATTAAGGGTAAATCCAAGAAAGTTTGTGGTGGAAGTAATTGATATTATTGAGGGTGAAGGGGTTGGTGCAGCAATGGAGTTTTGTTCAAGAAATGCTTCAGTTGTGGCGAAAATCTGCCAGGCTGCTCTTGAAAAAGCAGGGGAATCAAGGGAAATAATTGAGGAAAATGTGGCAAGAAGGGCATCAGTAGAGCTTGCTTTTCTTGACAGGGGTATGTTATGGCTTGCTTCCTTTTCCACACTTGCTCCTATTTTGGGTTTCTTGGGAACAGTTACAGGTATGATAAGGGCTTTTGCAGCAGTGGCTGCAGCAGGTGAGGTAGAACCTACCCTTGTTGCTTCAGGAATTTCGGAAGCTCTGATTACAACAGCAACAGGTCTTTTGATAGCTGCTCCTATTGTGGTTTTTCATACATTTTTCTCTTCAAGGATAAATGCCTTCTCAAGAGAGATGGAGGAAGCAGCAAATACTTTAATTGAATACATTCTTGAATCCAAGGTAAAATAA